Proteins from one Haloarchaeobius litoreus genomic window:
- a CDS encoding HalX domain-containing protein — MADSPAVLIVEDEPDLANLYAAWLRDACTVKTAYNGSQALEAMDESRDIVLLDRRMPGLSGDQVLSTIRERELDTRVAMVTAVEPDFDIIQMGFDDYLVKPVSREDLLSTIDQLLLRSTYDEQIQQFFALASKKALLDSQKTEAELRASEKYARLEDRLNVMRAQIDETITELSNHDAYRRVCQDLSRTN, encoded by the coding sequence GTGGCGGACTCGCCCGCGGTCCTCATCGTCGAGGACGAACCCGACCTGGCGAACCTGTACGCCGCGTGGCTCAGGGACGCCTGTACCGTGAAGACGGCGTACAACGGGAGCCAGGCGCTCGAGGCGATGGACGAGTCCCGCGACATCGTCCTGCTCGACCGCCGGATGCCCGGCCTCTCCGGCGACCAGGTGCTCTCGACCATCCGCGAGCGCGAGCTCGACACCCGCGTCGCGATGGTGACCGCGGTCGAGCCCGACTTCGACATCATCCAGATGGGCTTCGACGACTACCTCGTCAAGCCGGTGTCGAGGGAGGACCTGCTCTCGACAATCGACCAGCTCCTCCTCCGGTCGACGTACGACGAGCAGATACAGCAGTTCTTCGCGCTCGCCTCGAAGAAGGCGCTGCTCGACTCCCAGAAGACCGAGGCCGAGCTGCGGGCCTCCGAGAAGTACGCAAGACTGGAGGACCGGCTGAACGTGATGCGCGCACAGATCGACGAGACCATCACCGAGCTGTCGAACCACGACGCGTACCGGCGGGTCTGTCAGGACCTCTCCAGAACCAACTGA
- the purL gene encoding phosphoribosylformylglycinamidine synthase subunit PurL → MSLADSDRELVVDELGRDPTPAEAALFENLWSEHCAYRSSRPLLGAFDSEGDQVVVGPGDDAAVVALPEPSGDGYSDTYITLGVESHNHPSYVDPFDGAATGVGGIVRDTLSMGAYPIALADSLYFGEFDREHSRYLFEGVVEGISHYGNCIGVPTVAGSVDFHPDYEGNPLVNVACVGLTDADRLVTAEAQEPGNRLVLVGNATGRDGLGGASFASEDLSEDAETEDRPAVQVGDPYAEKLLIEANELLVEENLVQSARDLGAAGLGGASSELVAKGGLGATIELDRVHQREPNMNALEILLAESQERMCYEVRPADVERVQEVAERFDLGCSVIGEVTDGNYVCTFAGEDGERETVVDAPAEFLGDGAPMNDLPTEEPAAPAVDRPDVPLADAFEAVVGSPTTASKRWVYRQYDHEVGVRTSVLPGDDAALVAVRETEGEDGVGTGLAISAGADPLWTECAPYDGARAVALENATNLAAKGATPLAAVDCLNGGNPEKPDVYGGFTGIVDGLADMCSDLSVPVVGGNVSLYNDSPSGPIPPTPTVAMVGTKAGYDAPPMAAADEGELLLVGDRSLAGEDGAQPLGGSEYLARNGGSDTFPELPADPAGFVEALAAVADADHVQATHDVSHGGLAVALAEMVHDDAGLRVALPEQGGLDSRREQTGLLFNEQPGRVLVQTTDPDAVREAFVGVAPVASIGEGTSDGRLALTTFWTELAYDAADIADLRSVIADTME, encoded by the coding sequence ATGAGCCTCGCCGACTCCGACCGCGAACTCGTCGTGGACGAACTCGGGCGCGACCCCACACCGGCGGAGGCCGCGCTCTTCGAGAACCTCTGGAGCGAACACTGCGCGTACCGCTCCTCCCGCCCCCTGCTCGGGGCGTTCGACTCCGAGGGCGACCAGGTCGTCGTCGGTCCCGGTGACGACGCCGCCGTCGTCGCCCTGCCGGAGCCCTCGGGCGACGGCTACTCGGACACGTACATCACGCTGGGCGTCGAGAGCCACAACCACCCCTCCTACGTCGACCCGTTCGACGGTGCGGCGACCGGCGTCGGCGGCATCGTCCGCGACACGCTGTCGATGGGCGCGTACCCCATCGCGCTCGCCGACTCGCTGTACTTCGGCGAGTTCGACCGCGAGCACTCGCGCTACCTGTTCGAAGGGGTCGTCGAGGGAATCAGCCACTACGGCAACTGCATCGGCGTCCCCACCGTCGCCGGCAGCGTCGACTTCCACCCCGACTACGAGGGCAATCCGCTCGTCAACGTCGCCTGCGTCGGCCTCACCGACGCCGACCGGCTGGTCACCGCCGAGGCACAGGAACCGGGCAACAGGCTCGTCCTCGTCGGCAACGCGACCGGGAGAGACGGCCTCGGCGGCGCGTCGTTCGCCAGCGAGGACCTGAGTGAAGATGCGGAAACTGAGGACCGCCCGGCGGTGCAGGTCGGTGACCCCTACGCGGAGAAGCTGCTCATCGAGGCCAACGAGCTGCTCGTCGAGGAGAACCTCGTCCAGTCGGCACGGGACCTCGGCGCGGCCGGCCTCGGGGGTGCATCCTCCGAACTCGTCGCGAAGGGGGGCCTCGGCGCGACCATCGAGCTCGACCGGGTCCACCAGCGCGAGCCGAACATGAACGCACTGGAGATCCTGCTCGCCGAGTCCCAGGAGCGGATGTGCTACGAGGTCCGCCCGGCTGACGTCGAGCGCGTACAGGAGGTCGCCGAGCGCTTCGACCTCGGCTGCTCGGTCATCGGCGAGGTGACCGACGGCAACTACGTCTGCACGTTCGCGGGCGAGGACGGCGAGCGCGAGACGGTCGTCGACGCACCCGCCGAGTTCCTGGGCGACGGCGCGCCGATGAACGACCTGCCGACCGAGGAACCGGCCGCGCCCGCGGTCGACCGGCCGGACGTCCCCCTCGCGGACGCGTTCGAAGCCGTCGTCGGAAGCCCGACCACGGCGTCGAAGCGCTGGGTCTACCGGCAGTACGACCACGAGGTCGGCGTGCGGACGAGCGTGCTGCCCGGCGACGACGCGGCACTCGTCGCGGTCCGCGAGACCGAGGGCGAGGACGGCGTCGGTACCGGACTCGCCATCTCGGCCGGCGCGGACCCGCTCTGGACGGAGTGCGCGCCCTACGACGGTGCCCGCGCCGTCGCGCTGGAGAACGCGACCAACCTCGCCGCGAAGGGCGCGACGCCCCTCGCCGCGGTGGACTGCCTCAACGGCGGGAACCCCGAGAAGCCCGACGTGTACGGCGGGTTCACGGGTATCGTCGACGGGCTCGCCGACATGTGTTCCGACCTCTCCGTCCCCGTGGTCGGCGGCAACGTCTCGCTGTACAACGACTCGCCGTCCGGCCCCATCCCGCCGACGCCGACCGTCGCGATGGTCGGCACGAAGGCGGGCTACGACGCGCCGCCGATGGCCGCCGCGGACGAGGGCGAGCTCCTGCTCGTCGGCGACCGGTCGCTCGCCGGTGAGGACGGTGCACAGCCACTCGGCGGCTCGGAGTACCTCGCCCGCAACGGCGGCTCCGACACGTTCCCCGAACTTCCGGCGGACCCTGCAGGCTTCGTCGAGGCCCTGGCCGCGGTCGCCGACGCGGACCACGTGCAGGCGACCCACGACGTGAGCCACGGCGGCCTCGCCGTCGCGCTCGCCGAGATGGTCCACGACGACGCCGGCCTGCGGGTCGCACTGCCCGAGCAGGGCGGCCTCGACTCCCGGCGCGAGCAGACCGGCCTCCTGTTCAACGAACAGCCCGGTCGCGTGCTCGTCCAGACGACCGACCCGGACGCCGTGCGCGAGGCGTTCGTCGGCGTCGCACCCGTCGCCAGCATCGGCGAGGGCACCAGTGACGGGCGGCTCGCGCTGACGACGTTCTGGACGGAACTGGCGTACGACGCCGCGGACATCGCGGATCTGCGGTCGGTCATCGCCGACACGATGGAGTAA
- a CDS encoding carboxymuconolactone decarboxylase family protein, protein MALSETASYDETLSDIEETLGIVPGFMAAVPEDDMVHEWPVFKQYALGESEIPEKYRELIELAVAATLKCPYCQAFHRGAAQMHGASEEELAEVGVLASMTTRWSSIIHAQHYDYDTFVDEFEQISSHLEAQQ, encoded by the coding sequence ATGGCACTATCAGAGACGGCGAGCTACGACGAGACCCTCTCGGACATCGAGGAGACACTGGGCATCGTCCCCGGCTTCATGGCGGCGGTCCCCGAGGACGACATGGTCCACGAGTGGCCCGTGTTCAAGCAGTATGCCCTCGGCGAGAGCGAGATTCCGGAGAAGTACCGCGAGCTCATCGAGCTCGCGGTCGCGGCCACGTTGAAGTGTCCGTACTGCCAGGCGTTCCACAGGGGCGCGGCCCAGATGCACGGCGCGAGCGAGGAGGAGCTCGCAGAGGTCGGCGTCCTCGCGAGCATGACGACGCGGTGGAGCTCGATAATCCACGCACAGCACTACGACTACGACACCTTCGTCGACGAGTTCGAACAGATCAGCTCGCATCTAGAGGCACAGCAGTAA